Part of the Anabrus simplex isolate iqAnaSimp1 chromosome 4, ASM4041472v1, whole genome shotgun sequence genome is shown below.
AAAATAAGAAGCAATTTTTCGCGCTATTGCGAAATCGGGCTTCCTTCACCGCTTCAGTTTCGCTTTAAACATTTTCTGAAATTAGACCTACAAGGTTTCATTCGTTTAATCCGTGAATTATTTATGTCATAGATACACATATGGACAAGCATTATTgattataattcattattccttTATTATAGTCTAATCAAGATTACACCCTATGTGACCATATCATGAATATTCCTAGAATATTAAAACTAACAGGTCTTTTTGTCTAATTGAAAAATCTTTAGTttgtttccttcttaatccgttagctctccagggttggttttaccctcggactcggcgagggatccaacctatacggcctcaaggacagtgtcctggagcgtgagacttttcaAAAACGTAATATtctaatgtatgtatgttgagtcctcagccctaaggctggttggatgctcaacagctctgccatcagctgtcatagatggcctaggcatcactgaagaggcgttgctttcctcaccgagccagagttatAGGATATAATTTCAAGCACGTTATTTTCCAGGAATTTCACTGCAGTATTCCGCTTTAAATTGGCCTTTACCGCAATGATTCGCAAAAATAAGAtaattttcttaaccagaatcatctgaaagatatctcaaaatcgcttgaACATATTCTTTACCGCGTTTATCTTTAATGCGAGAAAACTCGTGCCTCTACCCGTTATAACATCATTAATAGGAGCTAGACGTGGTAAATCGTGATATTTACCCTTTGTGATAGCAAATGCTATGCCGgcaataaaattcaaatatttGAACTGACCTCTGTAAAGCGCTTGCCCTGTGCGAGTTATTACATGGTGGGGTTCAGGGCAGAttgtaacagatatgaaagtaataATGATTACAACGCATAATATTTGTAGATTGAAATGTTTATGAAGCAATATTCAGGTTTTAACAGGTACTGCGAAAAAAACAAACATAACCTAGTAGAGGAATGAACTCCATCGTAGGCAaatgtgtgttgtgtttgagtcatcaggccatagactggtttgatgcagctctacatgccaccctatcctgtgctaaccttttcatttctacgtaactattgcatcctacatctgcttgccatattcataccttggtctacccctaccgttcttaccacctacacttccttcaaaaacctacTGAACATGGCAAATGTAACAATGTATTTTCACATTTTGGAGGGAAAGGATTGGGTGCATACCCAGAATGCGTACTGCTGATCCTTCCTCAAATGTATTCATGAATTCAAAAATACTCTTCATTTATATCATCGAGATGAGGAAATCATTGCTCATATAAAATGTCAGTCTAATCAAAATTATGTGTAAGGATTGTGATACTAATACTTGTaacttttctaaaaaaaaaaaataattaaaaacatggaCGTGTTTCAAGGAGACGAAAAATTTATACCAAGTGTGTTAGTTCCTCTTGAGACTACTGACATGGCAGAGCGAATATTCTCCACAGTCAAACTTACTACACACCTGAGAACGACCATTCAGTTCACCATTTATAACAAAAGCATGTCGGCAACAAGTGTATTTCATATGTTTATAATACGTTGGCCTAATCACATTTTTGGTAGAAGGAAATTAGGCAATGCACTGTTTAGAAACAATATGAATAATTCTGTTTCATGCTTGCTAGCAATCACAATATCAGTGACTTATAACATTATGCAACTTTTGAATATGTGCCCAACTAGAACCGCCCAGCCACTTAATCCCATTTTATAAGTCGAGATCAGAGAACTTTTCAGAAGCAACTTCAGTGAATTCACTAGCTGTACATACGAGTAAAAGTAGGCAGTGTGTGTTGGTTGCACCAGGCATTTTGACAGTTGTTACACACTTCTTCATTTGTTGCCAAAACGTACCTGAAATTGCGAACTGAAGTCCCTTCTAAGTTCGCCTGCAGTAATTTCAATCCCTTCGTGCCAAGTGACAAAATAAAAACATCGCTACGTTCCACAGGCAAGTCTTGACAGCGTAAACTTAAGTGATAACCCATTATCAACTGCAATAATCCCGGGCCTCCATTAGGAAGAAGTGTTCGTTCTACACAAGCAACGTTTTAAAATCTATAAGGACATTAAGTGATGGATAGAACTGTATGAAACACGTTTCTTCTTACGAAAGCCAGACTGCGTAATTTGCCAGCCTCgtgtacgtaaaataactcctgtggaacaCATTTTCGaaaactcagcgtctccgaaaaccgtgaaatagTAGTCAGTGAGACGAAGAAACATTTCTGAAAACAACGCACACTCCAGCGGCTCTGTGGGACCACGGAAGTTAAGCGACGATGAAAGCTGTTACCGTTTGGATTGTTAGCCCACGTGCTGTTAGCCAGAGAAGAGCAAAGGATATATATTTGCTTAtgtttacctcgcaccgacaggtcttatgagGATGGAATTAGATGTCTAGGACTGGGACGGTATCTTTGCAAATACAGCAACATAATatatgcatgttaggtaccaaaatcgGTAAAAAAGCAATGCGAATTTATATCTTATACCAGTTGATTATGTGcaagaccgtggccttaaggtacaaccccagcatttgccttctgtgaaaatcggtaaccacggaaaaccatcttcaggactgctgccCGTTAGGCAGATTCCAGATAGCATTAATCACTTTAAAATAATCAATCGTTAATCTCAACGGTAGTAGAAATTGTTACATCTCCAACTTTTCACAGTATGGGAGTAGAGCCTATGTTGACCAAAGGTCAGATCATGCCACTAATATTAAATGACAAAGTTCACCCCTCTCTCTCAATCAGCCTAGATGTACATCCAATACCTATATCCTCTTCCTTCCTTATGCTTAAATAAAGGGAAAACGGTATCTTCGCAAACACAGCAAGATAACATGTTAGGTACCAAaacaggtatttaaaaaaaaaaaaaaaaaaaaaaaaaaagcaatgtaaatttaaatcttataccagttgcatagtattatttgaagtaattccacatactgtgcaAGAGTTTATTATATGTGCAAGTTCAGAAGATGCgagtagaattttgtaatataCATATGTTGAGCTGGGTGTTAAATGAAAAAATTGTTTGTGTAAATATTgcatactgtattttaggaaaagtCTTCTCTTCTTAAGTTTAGTGctggataataatgtatttttgtgcatCATTTGTCACCGAGTCGACACCTGATTCGCAAATAAAGTGATTCTGATTTGAATATTATGAAGAGAAAAATCCAAGCGTTTCTACTTCTTACCACGAATATGAAATGACAAAGTCTCTCAATCAGCCTAGAAGTACATCCAATATATCCTTTAAGGTTAATGTAATATAATAGAAAACTATATCTTCGCAAATACAGCAACATAACATGTTAGGtgccaaaatgggtaaaaaaaaaaaaaatgtatttttgtgcATCATTTGTCACCGAGTCGACACCTGATTCGCAAATAAAGTGATTCTGATTTGAATATTATGAAGAGAAAAATCCAAGCGTTTCTACTTCTTACCACGAATATGAAATGACAAAGTCTCTCAATCAGCCTAGAAGTACATCCAATATATCCTTTAAGGTTAATGTAATATAATAGAAAACTATATCTTCGCAAATACAGCAACATAACATGTTAGGTgccaaaatgggtttaaaaaaaaaagcaatgtaaatttaaatcttataccaattgtatagtattatttgaagtaattccacataactTACTGTATTAGAGTTGATTATATGTGTAGGTTCAGAAGACgagtagaattttgtaatataaactTGTTAAGGATGAGCTGGGTGTTTAATGCAAAAATTGTTTGTGTAAATATAAACTCAAAACTAGTAAATTCTCGTATGCACTATCGAAACGTGATGTCATTTTATGAAGGAAACCGCTAATCAGCCTTAGCAACATAGGAGCATATTACACAAATTTAACGAAGGGAAGGCATAACCAGCATCGCAGTTGCTCAGTGCTTATCACTTCACTAAAATACTTACCTTACAATCCCACAACAGTAGCATTTAAATACTTTCAATTTTGAACAGGTATGAAGTTTTAACTTCCAGTCTGCCAATATTACAGACTGGTGtctagtattattaatattaatcaaTCATATGAAACAAACACATTCCAGTACTCGTAACATTCATAAGGAAAATAAATCGAATATCAATGGTTGAACTTTCAGACCTACCTTTTCAGTATTACAGACTCGTGTcaagcatcattattattaatcaatCATATGGAACATTTCAGCACTTGAACATTCGtaagaaaaaagaaattaatatcaATGGTTAAAACTTCCAGACCTATCTTCTTGCATTACAGACCGATGTCTAgcatcttcatcattattattattaatcatatggAACAAACATATTTCAGCCCTTGAACATTAATAcatgaagggaaaaaaaaaaaaccagttgcaTATAAAAacattagttttataggaataccTCAAGAAAACAGACTATTTAATAGAAGAAAAATCTGTAGCAGCTAGATGCACCAAAGCCTGCACACTGTTATAGCAGCTAGATGCAACAAGACTTGTACACACTCACACACTTGTCCTTTGCAAATGTTCTCTCACATATCAATCAAGAAAATCTTGCTGCAAAATGTTTTTACCTCCTATGTTCAACTCAAATAGTAATGGACTCTAGGACTACCACCCAGGAACCTAACCTAACCAAGGATTCAAAGTAAGGTAGAAATCATATAGTTGGAAGTATTTTTACATGTGCATTTATTACCAAATataattatatatgtatataatatgtACAATAATGGACTCCTAAAACAGAGTCAGTATTTAATACAGTGACAATGAACCagttttaaaagaagaaaagttTGGTGAActtaaaaatagaataaaattttgTTGTGAGCATGTAAATTTCCACAAGAGATAACTGCATAATCACTGCAAAGCAATGGTTTAAAAGACAAGCATCCAACTTCTCATGGTAAATGTCATTTGAATTCTCATGTAAATATTTTGaggctaaattaaaaaaaaaattacagtcaTTTAACAATTTACTTTCTGAGAATGCTGGTCCCATGGGTATGAACAAGTTCAATCTTGAAAAAGCTAAGAATTAGCTTTTCTACATTCAAAATAGAAGTATACATAACATTATTAACCAGcccagtttatttatttttaagtaacTGGTATAAATTTTGTATAGTTTATGCTAAATAATAAACTTCTCCCAATGATAATGCTCACAAAATGTAATTTCTCCAGACAGTTCATAATGAAACATGtcaagtttttaactttaaacaatTATAAGGATTCAATCACTTTCTACTTACGGTTTAGCAATTCCTCAATTTCCACACATTGGTCAGCGAGTAGATCTTTAAAATTAACTTCTGAATAATGCACAAAATACCGATTCATTAAAGATGTGTTGAACATACGAAATATACACAATGAACACAACGTTTATAAAAATACAATCCAAAGTTCCGCTATCACATAGGCCAATATCGATTCTCAGCTTTACAAAAACTGCCTCTAACCAAAATGGACCAATATACTTAAGGTCACCAAATTTTTAGAATACGAAGAGATCACAAAAACTGCTCGTTGAATGATTTACGTGGTTCACTGAAATGCTGCAACACTGCAAGTTTACAACCGCCAACTTCGAACTCAGGAACACGAATACAGGATACGGTAAAAAAAAGAAAACCGATGATCATTTAGTTAAAGAGGGGTAAATGAATATGGAAATAACTATAGGACACAGACGCTTACGGTGTTACACGCATTATCTAAATACAAATACATGTGAGCCGGAGACGAGAGatacgtaaattttaatagttTGCAAGATTTCAGTACATGTCTTTTGATGTGAACCTTATATGTAACAAGTTAGAAGAGACACAGCCAAGTTTAACTGCAATGAGTTCATTACGAAATACAAGACACGTTCACGAACTTAAAAACACCCGACATTCGGAACAATAAAAGAGAAATGCTCGTGTAACACTGCAACGAAGCGTCAGCGACCCATCGTTCTTAACCCCATAACATTTTATGATACCCTCATTTAACTCAATTTTCGGTTCGTCATTTTTCCCGCACACTGATTTATGTTGACAAACATTTCCGCGCAATTCAAATTCATCACCAAGGCATAACGAGCCTCCATGTGAACAGGTGGTAGTAAATGGAATTCGAATGTATAATGCACTGAGTAAGAATAGATGGTAATGATCTTGACAAGTGTTGTATTATTGAGCTATACATGTTCGGCGAAATGAAATACAATTCGTAAATTTTACACGTTTACACTGTCATTGCTAAGAACGGCCTCTGCTGAAGCACATCGACACCTTCTTTCGCTTGCGCTGAACACAAATCTGGGGTCGAAACTGAGCGAGTTAACTTCCCAATCCCCGACCCCGATGACATTTCGGCCGCTGCCAGTCCACCGAAGCTGAATATCGACACTAGACTAGTGATACGGTCTATTTCCATACTCGTCGCCGCTGTGTCCTGAACGTCGTCATCATCGTCCTCACTCACAACACAGTCAGACAGCAATGACGCTTCGTCCAAAAACACTGAATCGTCCCCTTCCACGTCACAACACTCAGTTTTAGCTCTCTTTGGAAGAATAGAAGACACTGCCTCTTCGGTTTCCCATTCCACAACGGCACGCCTCCTCTTCAAACACCGCGTCGACGAACAATGCGACGTATTGGATCGGTCCCTCAGCACAGAGTTGTCATCACCACGTGGAGTCTTGTCCAAATCTAGGTAGGTAGGAGTTTCACTGGGTAAATGAACAGAAGGAATTGAGGAATGATATGAAGGATTTTGGTTTTCCTTATCGTCGTTCGAAGAAAGTAATTGTGAAGTTTCAGTACAACGAATGCAGGATGAGGATTGTTCAAGGAATTCATTTATATGACTATCACTAGTAGACACATCTGAACTCGATGACTGATGAGTTGATACACTAATTCCCGCCTCCTCTGCCGTTAATGCTACCAGATTATCGTCGTCGTAATTCTGCTCGTACTCGTCCTGTTGCTGCTGCTGAGTGGTCCCAGACGTAGTAGAAATGTGGTACCCATTGCCTCCAGCTGACTGAACCATGTGGTAGGCTTCTTCCATAAAAACGTATCGAGCTTTCTGAAGCACCGTAGCGACTAGTAAGTTTTTGTGCAAACTAACGCCACCGCGCTGTGCCCGAGACTGTGCGATTTTAGTCAGCGAAATGCTGATAAGTCTCTGGGCTTCTGTTGCCATGACAACAATACACTCCAGtattttcaaattattacagtcAATTTTATATTAAAACACACTTCACTTCCAATTACACGAAATGACAACCTCTTCTCTCCCAACAGTAGAGCAATACTAGTTGCGCGCGCGAATGACTTGCAGCGACGCGTACACTTCCCTGCAGAGCTTCTCACTCAATGGAACTTTCTACTAGAATGGCAGTTGATGTCACCACTACCCATATAAGTAAGTTTCCGTTGCTCTGACGTCACGGCCTACTTATCAACCAATCGGTGGACGTCCTTCGTCATTTAAAAGAGGCAAATTCAGCACTTGACTGCCACCAAGCGAGGAATGACGGAACTACCGAATATGCTCTGCAAGATGCAACGAGAAAGATTAAAATCGCCTGTAAAAGTGCCTATGATTTGTGTTTGTATACCAGTATACAAGATATCCAAAGTTTAGCCAATATAAACCTTATGGTATTTATGAGATAGTCTTGGTTATGACGTGTAATTCAAATGATGTTTTGCTGAGGCAAAGCATCGAAATCTATCACTAGTACCTTTCCGAGCACTTGAGATTTGTTCGAAATGTGTGATAATGAAGGATTGATTTATTTGGTGTTGTGTTTCTGAGTTTATTGACGCtttattgaaaaatgtattttgaaCAGCGATTTTTCTATGCATATGCCATCTTGGGACAGACCTTATAACTTGCAGCTAACGAAAATGTAGGAATCGTACAATACACGTTCTTCGTAACATCAAATTCTTGTAAATATTAGTGTCTCTTAGCAACTTTAGGAATATCGGCCTATTACCAGACATTGATACTTGActatattttattggttttaataaGTTATTGTTCCGTAAAGCATCGACTGAGAAGTTTTGTTCGTCTACTTGCTGCTATTTTGGGAGGTTAATATCAGTATACACGTTGTTTCTACTGAAATTGTTAATTAATGTCAGTGTTTACATTTCTTGGAGGTTAAAATTAGTTCTTTCAAGTTTTTGCCTTAGATATATGAGGAAATAGTGAAATATGCTCTTCCATTTAGCTTCTAAAACGCAACAtctcgctttttttttttcttctcatttttaaaatttaacgtGAACTCTCCATTGTAAGAAACGAACTTAGTTGGCGAATGCTAGTTAGACTTCTTTCTGTTCTTAGATGACAGTTCATCATTGCTCCAACGGTGCAGGATCCAGTGCTTAACCTTACATTTATTTATGTTGAAATCACCAACATGCTATGATAGTTTTTTGCTGATGTTCTGTTGTACTGCTATTCATCCCCTTTTGGTAATAGTTACAGATATCTTGCCTTTTTTTCACatgagttatttctttcttaagtaTGTGCTTGAGAAGACGATTTCTATATATGTGATGGATGATAAGAGGGTTATCAGTAGCTCATGGCAATACTggcatcagcagttctcatattgGGTTTTAGGAAATAACTTATTTAATTTAAATCGTGTGTGCTTCTTGACAGCTTAGATACCTCAGATACCAGTACAGGAATTTTGAAACTGTCTCATCCTGTGAAGAAATAACAGGACAGGAAAACATTAACTGCCTTCTGAAAATTCATACAAATTATTGTTTAGAAAGCCTGCTATCTCGTACCAGCACTCAAACAGTGCAATATCAATAGCATAGCATCCTTAAGATACTGATATGAAATATTTCATGAATTACATTTGCTATTCAAAATCAGTATTTCATTTGAATGAAAATATCataatttgtatttaaaaaaaaaatgcaaaggaGTCTTCTCAAATGTAATGCCATGGTACAGGTTGAATACCATTTGTACTTATTGTAGAAGCAAAACATAGTAATctcttcattaggttatgatgCAATGGTACAGGGAGGCTAAGTTCAACCACTTAAGAATATGCTGTTTATTGTCTTCAGTGGTTGAATGGAATCCATTGTAGGTGATAATTATAGTATTTATGCACTATTGCATCTTCCTCGTTGGTTTTGCGATAGAGAGCTAGTGATTATTTCGTTGTATACTTGAGCACAGGTATTTAATAGGTCTACATAAGTAGTAGTTTCAGTGTGTAGTTACTCTTTGTATGTATTGCCTGTATCAATGTTAGTCTTAAATGTTAACTGTATAGTTGCAGAGGAACAGAGAGTTACAGTATTTGTTGCAATGCGTAATGTGATTGTCATTTAATACAACTTGCTACTTTAGGGAGGAGAAGTAGGCCTGAATGTATTGGTAGGTCTTGCATACTTTGATAcaaatttaatgtaattttttaaattatactgGCCAGCAAAATTTGCTACCTCATTTGTTAACTTGACAAGTGAGAGAGTGATTATTGTAGATTTTTTCCTGCTGTTTtccatcagtcaatcaatcagtgatTTGCGTTTAggattgtcgcccaggtggcagattctctgtcgaTCGTTTCTTAAACgctttcaaagaacttgaaaaatttattgaacatatcccttgataaattattccaatccctcattcTTAATCattcaaatgaatatttgcctcaatttgtcctcttgaattcaaactttatcttcatattatgatcttacctacttttaaaatctccacccaagtttgttcgtctactaatgtcattccacgccatctctccactggcagcttggaacataccacttgtacGATATGTTTCATATTGTCTCTATTGATGATTCCTTTCAATCTATAATTCAAAGGTGGATGTTCCACCTGATTAGGTCCTAAAAGGTTTAAAATTCAGTTATATTTTATATTTAGAATACTAGAACTAGGGATCACAAACTTCCTAGGAAACCGTAGGTCTGAGAATTATGAGGAATTAATCAGTATGCCTAATCAAAACTACAATGACAACACATCTCTTAAAGTACACTTCAACAACTTGCATCTTGATTTTGGTTCAGTGGGCGACTACATAAAATGTATGACAAGTAAGTTAGATTATCTACAATGCTCTGCCTGAGGAAAAATCTCTTTTTGAATAGCCAGCAAGAGCCAGGCAACATCTTTGGGCTTCATTCTCCTCTAATAGCATCTTTCAATTTCTGCAATGTTGTGACAGAAAAATTTTCCATGTTTGTCACTCACTGCACTGAAATAAAGATGCTAGTTGTAGAAGTGTACATTAAGAGACTTGTCTTTGTTGTTTTGATTAGGCTTACCTGATAAGTTCCTCATAATTCCCAGACCTAGGGTTTCTTAGGAAATttgagattcttttttttttttcttttcttgccaagTTGTCACTTTGTGTATATTTAACTGGCTTTCTAATATGTTATCATTCATCCCTGCCTTGATCTGAGGACCAGTAAATATGCCTTCCTTTAATTTCACAGACT
Proteins encoded:
- the LOC136871604 gene encoding uncharacterized protein is translated as MATEAQRLISISLTKIAQSRAQRGGVSLHKNLLVATVLQKARYVFMEEAYHMVQSAGGNGYHISTTSGTTQQQQQDEYEQNYDDDNLVALTAEEAGISVSTHQSSSSDVSTSDSHINEFLEQSSSCIRCTETSQLLSSNDDKENQNPSYHSSIPSVHLPSETPTYLDLDKTPRGDDNSVLRDRSNTSHCSSTRCLKRRRAVVEWETEEAVSSILPKRAKTECCDVEGDDSVFLDEASLLSDCVVSEDDDDDVQDTAATSMEIDRITSLVSIFSFGGLAAAEMSSGSGIGKLTRSVSTPDLCSAQAKEGVDVLQQRPFLAMTV